The Rhopalosiphum maidis isolate BTI-1 chromosome 1, ASM367621v3, whole genome shotgun sequence genome has a segment encoding these proteins:
- the LOC113550599 gene encoding guanine nucleotide-binding protein-like 3 homolog: MALPKKRKQSKRLKCRTKYKVAKKVRDHNRKLKRDAKKNPKKKTKNSMIIAPNMCPFKEEIIEQLNEAKRKEREIRLSNFASMETQPEEETKKSTESKLPFRQKWLLKETREDRYMEHNYKNIISMSDVVLEVLDIRDPLATRSKEIDDYLTANPDKKRIILLNKIDLVPKTIINDWVEYFSKIAPTVPFRASREVRNTPKTSAKDPNFLARIKKKVANRCFGESVVLHYLQTCIDAPILGITVGVVGMPKVGKSCVVDTIKWKYTVGDEPVPSKKNQSVGVFPFNNVKIELLPWKCTGASTILEKPSDSRLLLRQALQVDLQNVAPIKICALILPYIKKNQLKLLYDMTVENTEDYTHILEMKAKRHSLINRQGKPDQLNAAKSFMKDLKDGTLLYYTRPPATEPSGTVMSMELGTKFNVEDMSTKINKGLSHCRDRARTLYFDMTDS, from the exons ATGGCGTTACCAAAAAAGA GGAAACAGTCGAAACGTTTAAAGTGCAGGACCAAGTATAAGGTTGCCAAGAAAGTACGAGATCACAATCGTAAACTCAAAAGAGATGCAAAgaaaaatcctaaaaaaa AAACCAAAAATAGTATGATCATTGCTCCGAACATGTGTCCATTCAAAGAAGAAATCATTGAGCAACTTAATGAAGCCAAAAGAAAAGAACGAGAAATTCGTTTGTCAAATTTTGCTTCAATGGAAACACAACCTGAAgaagaaactaaaaaaagtaCTGAATCAAAATTGCCTTTTAGACAAAAATGGCTTTTAAAAGAAACTAGAGAAGACCGATATATGgaacacaattataaaaat atcATTTCAATGAGTGATGTAGTTCTAGAAGTTTTGGATATTCGTGATCCATTAGCTACTCGTTCTAAAGAAATAGACGATTATTTAACAGCTAATCCAGataaaaaacgtattattttgttaaataaaatcgatCTAGTgcctaaaacaataataaatgattggGTAGAATATTTTAGCAAGATAGCACCAACAGTGCCATTCAGAGCTAGTCGTGAAGTACGAAATACACCCAAAACCAGTGCAAAAGATCCAAATTTTTTAGCTAGAATAAAAAAGAAAGTAGCCAATAGATGTTTTGGTGAATCtgttgtattacattatttacagaCTTGTATAGATGCACCAATCTTAGGTATTACAGTTGGTGTTGTTGGTATGCCCAAAGTGGGAAAATCTTGTGTAGTAGATACCATTAAATGGAAATATACAGTTGGTGATGAACCTGTTCCATCAAAAAAGAATCA ATCAGTAGGAGTATTTCCTttcaataatgttaaaattgaattattgccATGGAAATGTACTGGAGCTAGTACAATATTGGAGAAGCCCAGTGATAGtcgtttattattaagacAGGCATTACAAGTAGATCTTCAAAATGTAGCCCCAATCAAGATATGTGCTTTAATATTaccttacataaaaaaaaatcag ttaaagcTATTGTATGACATGACTGTAGAAAATACTGAagattatacacatatacttgAAATGAAAGCAAAGCGACATAGCTTAATAAATAGACAAGGAAAACCAGACCAACTTAATGCAGCCAAATCTTTCATGAAAGATTTAAAAGA tggaACATTACTGTACTACACGCGGCCACCTGCTACAGAACCTTCAGGAACAGTTATGTCTATGGAACTGGGAACAAAATTCAATGTTGAAGATATGagcactaaaattaataaaggtcTATCTCATTGTAGAGATAGAGCTAGAACTctttattttgatatgacCGATtcataa